The nucleotide window GCGCCGCCTGGGCAGCCTGAAGGACGCCCTGCAGGACATCGCCTCGGGTGAAGGCGATCTTACCCTGCGCCTGGACCAGACCGGCCACGACGAACTTTCCCAGGTCGGGGCGTCGTTCAACCAATTCGTGGGCAAGATCGCAGGCACCTTGCGCAGCATCCGCCAGACCACGGACTCCGTGCATGTGGCTTCGGATGAAATCGCTGCGGGGAACGCCGATCTGGCCCGGCGCACCGAAGGCAATGCCGCCAGCCTGCAGGAAACCTCCAGCTCTATGGAAGAACTCTCCAGCACCGTCAAACAAACCGCCGATGCAGGCAATGCCGCCGTGGTTCTGGCCAACAGCGCACGCGATGCTGCCAATCAAGGTGGTGTCCTGATGGGCCAGGTGGTGGAAACCATGCAGGGCATGAATGACAATGCCAGCAAGATCGGCGACATTATCGGCGTCATCGACAGCATTGCCTTCCAAACCAATATTCTGGCCCTGAATGCAGCCGTCGAGGCCGCACGTGCCGGCGAGCACGGCAAGGGCTTTGCCGTCGTCGCCTCCGAGGTCCGTGCCTTGGCGCAACGCAGCGCGCAGTCCGCCCGCGAAATCAAATCCCTGATCGACACCAATGTGGCCCAGGTGGCCCATGGCGGCGACCGGGTCCGTCAAGCAGGCGAAGCCATGGACAAAATCGTCTCCGAGGTACAACGCGTCACCGATATCATCAACGAGATCAAAGTCGCCACCAACGAGCAAAGCCTGGGCATCAGCCAGATCGAAATCGCGGTCCAGCAACTGGATGGCGCTACCCAGCAAAACGCGGCGCTGGTGCAACAATCTGCTGCAGCGGCCGATAGCCTGCGGGATCAGGCACAGGCGCTGGCGCAGGCAGTGGCCGGCTTCAAGCTCGATGAGCACGCGCCGCAGCAGCATGCCCACGATCAGGGCAGTGGCCGACGACCTGCTTTGCCGGCGCCCAGAAAATAGCCTTACGGCGGGGTGGGTTTTTGTTGAAATTGGTCATATCGACATAGCCCATCCATTGTTCTCATTATTAAAGAGGCTCTCTAAAATCGCTGCATTGCCTACCAGTTATTCCTATCTGCGGCGCAACCGATCCACCAGAGGCCCTCATGAGCACATCCGCACCCACTCGTAAACACACTGTCGTGATCATTGGCGGCGGTACTGGCGGGGCTGCCGTTGCCGCCCGTCTGCGGCGCAATCAGCCGCAACTCGACATCGCCGTTATCGAGCCGTCATCGACCCATGATTACCAGCCGGCCTGGACACTGGTGGGCGGTGGCGCCTATCAGGCCAAGGATACGCGCCGGGCCTTGCATGACTGCCTGCCGACCGGCGTGCGACATATCGCCCAGCGCGTCCAGCGCCTGCTGCCTGATGAGCGCCAGGTCGAACTCGATGACGGCGCCCGGATCGTCTATGACTACCTGGTGGTGGCGGCTGGCATCCAGATCAATTGGAACGCCATCGACGGCTTGGCCGATGCCCTGGGAAAAAACGGCGTGACCAGCAACTATCGCTACGACCTGGCCCCCTATACCTGGGAGCTGGTCCAGCAGTTCCAGGGGGGAACGGCAATCTTTACCCAGCCAGCCGGTGCCGTCAAATGCCCAGGCGCGCCGCAAAAAGCCCTGTACTTGTCTGCGGATCATTTCCGTCGCCACGGCATCAAGTCCGCCAGCTTGCAGTTTCGTTCAGCCTGCCCCACTGTGTTCGGTATTCCGTTCTACGCTCAGGCCTTGGACAAGGTCATGGACTCGTATGCCGCCGATACGCACTATGGCAATGCCTTGGTGCAAGTGCGCGGCGAGGAAAAAATCGCTGTTTTTGAATCCACCGTGGATGGCCAGACCGTGCGCGAGGAAGTCGCCTACGACCTGCTGCATGTGGTGCCGCCCCAGAGCGCGCCGGATTTCATCCGGCTAAGCCCGCTGGCCGACGCCAACGGCTGGCTGGAAATCGACAAGCACACCCTGCGCCATCCGCGCTATCCCAATATCTTTGGCCTGGGCGATTGCACGTCCACCCCCAACAGCAAGACCGCAGCAGCCATCAAGAGCCAGGCGCCGGTCCTGGCAGGCAATCTGCTCAGTGCCTTGCGAGGGGCAGGCAATGTGGAATCCTACGACGGCTATGCCGCCTGCCCGCTGACGACATCGCGGGGCAAGGTTTTACTGGCCGAATTCACTTACGGCGGCACCATTACGCCCAGTTTTCCGGTCGACCCGCGCGTCCCACGCCGATTCTACTGGTGGCTCAAGCGTTCTTTCCTGCCCTGGTTCTACTGGAATATCTTGATCAAGGGCCGCGGGCTGCCAGTGACCCACAAAACCCGAGAATTTCCGGCTGGGGCGCCTTCGGTACAGCCATAAGTTCTGCTAGGATGGCACTTTGCCATCCTATTTCGTTTCAAGGCCTTCCATGTCCAAAATTGCTCTGGTGACCGGCGCCTCCGCCGGCTTTGGCGCCGCCATTTCGCAGCGCCTGGTTGCAGACGGCTACACCGTGATCGGCGCCGCCCGGCGCCTGGATCGGTTGCAATCCCTCAAATCCGATCTCGGAGATGCCTTTTTCCCCTTGGTGATGGATGTCACCGACGCCGCCTCGGTGGACCAGGGCTGTGCCTGGATAGAACAACAGTTCCAGGGGCTGGACTTGCTGGTCAATAATGCCGGCCTGGCGCTGGGGGTGGCCCCGGCGCAAGAAGCCTCGATGGTCGATTGGGAACGCATGATCGCCACCAACATACTGGGCCTGACCCGCCTGGTGCACGTCGTACTGCCCGGCATGGTCAAGCGCAACCAGGGCCACATCATCAATATCGGCTCTACGGCAGGCGACTATCCTTATCCGGGCGGTAACGTCTATGGCGCCACCAAGGCATTCGTGCGCCAGCTCAGCCTGAATCTACGGGCCGATCTCTTTGGCACCCGGGTGCGGGTCACCAATATAGAACCAGGCCTGTGCGGCGGCACGGAATTTTCCCTGGTTCGCCTGGGCGATGATCAACGCGCGGCAGCGGTCTACGACGGCGCAGATCCCTTGACCGCCGATGATGTGGCCGATGCCGTCGTCTGGGCAGCCACGCGCCCGGCCCGGGTCAATATCAACTCGATTGAACTCATGCCGGTGTCGCAGTCGTTTGCCGGCCTGAAAATACACCGCGAGCCCTGATTCAGTTTCGCACCAGCAACAGCGTCATAGACGTTGGCTCGATGATAGTCGCCCCGGTAAATGGTCGTTCATAGGACGCAATCAAATACATGGTGGCCCCGAACCCCAGCGTAAAAAGCCCCAAGGCCATCACCAATGCCCGGCGTTGCGTCAGATGTATCTCGCAAATCACGCACGCCGCCACAAACAGCAGCACCAGCACCGTGGTCCACTTGGTGGCGGCGACCCGGCTGTGCGACACCAGCAGGCGGTGATTACGGGCAACGTCCACCTGCTGCGTGTAGTGGCGCAGATCTTTGGCGGACTGTCTCAAGAGAATAGCTGGTGCGCTTTTGGCCTGCTCGGCCAAGACCTCGAGCTGAATCGCCATATACGCCAGTGCATCCAATGAGTCATCGGCCTGGCGGCTGGCCTGGCCCTTGGCCATCAGGGGCCATTCGACTTCGACCACCTCGCGGATATAGTCATCCGTCAGGCCAGTCAGTTGCTCGCGCAGATCGGTCGGCAAATGCTGGGCAATGCGCAGAATATCCCCCACCGCCATGGCTTCCTGCTCGACGGCGGTCTGGCCCTTGGCTTCGTGCTGCCAGATATCGGATGCCACAAATGCCACCACCATGCCGGTGGGCAACAACACCCCTGAGAGCATGGTGCTGATCATGGTGGTCTTATGGCGATTTGGCCAGATCAGACGCAGCAGCCACATGCTGGCTGCTGCCGATACGACCAGTAGACCCGTCAGCAGGACACAAACAAGAAACAGCATCCAGTTGGGCAGGTCATACATAAAATCAAGCATGAGGTCTCCGGTCTTGCTGCAAAATCTGCATCATTATCGCTGAATCCCTCCGGGGTATTCGAGGATAGTATCTGGCACAGGCTTGCTCGATACAGTAGGATATAAATTGTTGATGCCAGGAAACCCGATGATGCACCCACCGCGCTTTGCCTATTCCAGACTGTACCGGCCCCTGCTGGCCACCACCATGACGCTGGCACTGGCCGCCTGCGCCAGCAGCCCGCAAGGCGATATTTCCCTGGTGCCCGCCCAATTGGACCAGCAAACCAGCCAATCAGGTTTGTTCTCCCAGCCGATTCAATGGTCCGGAGAACGCCCTGGCTGCAAGGGCGAATGTCCTAAATTAGTGATTGATTCCCTGGCTTTCCCCGGCAATCCCCGCCTGACCGGCCTGGTGGACCATGCCCTGGCCACCATGACCTGGCTGGATACCAGCCGCCCTGCCCCTTACGATACTTTGCAGGCATACCAGGCTTACTACTGGAAGACCGCCGCCCCTCGGGACGAGGCCAATCTGATCGCCCGCAACCGCTATCGCAATGCGCACTTGACGGTGATCGAGCTCAACGTAGGCCAATATCAAACCGGCATGGCGCACGGCATAACAGGCACCCAGTTCATCAACTGGGACAATCAAAGCGCCAAGGCCCTGACCATAGACCAGTTGCTGCAGCCTGGGGCGCGCCCTGGCTTTGATGCAGCCTTGCAGGCAGTGCATGACAAGTGGGTGCTGGCCCACCGCGATGCGATCCAGGACCCGGATAGCTTCAGTCGCATGTGGCCCTTTGCCACCAGCGATAACGTCGCGATCACCGACCAGGGGGTGTTGGTGAAATATCAGTCCTACGAAATCGCGCCTTACGCCTGGGGCCAACCCGAACTTTTGATTCCCTATACCCAGTTGCAGGGTATTTTGCGGCCCGCGTATCTGCCGCCCAATCTCTGATGGCTGCTACCGGACGCATGGCCACTGCCTAAGCCATCGACATGCGCGTGCTGGTGGGACTCCGGTCTGGACATATACCCATATTTCCAGACCGCATTATGCGCATCCCTCATATCGTTGGACAAAACGATTCGTTCGGCCTGACCTCCGATGCACGTAAGCTGATGCCTTGACTCATTCAATGACAAGGCATTCAGTTTATGCGCTTTCGATTGCTGCCCTGGCTGACGACAGCCGTGCTGGCCCTGGGGACGGCACAGGCAAGCAACATCAGTTTGCTGAATGCTTCCTATGACCCGACCCGCGAGCTATATCAGGCATACAACACCGCATTTTCCCGGTATTGGCTGAACAAGACCGGCGATCATGTCCTGGTCCGGCAGTCTCATGGGGGTTCAGGCAAACAGGCGCGTTCAGTGCTGGATGGCCTGCCCGCCGATATTGTTACCCTGGCGCTGGCGCCGGATATCGACATTCTGGCTGCCCGAGGCCTGGTCCGGGCCGATTGGCAGCAGCAATACCCTCAGCACAGCGTCCCCTATTACTCCACCATTGTCTTTCTGGTGCGCAAGGGCAATCCGAAAAACATCCGCGACTGGCCTGACCTGCTGCATCCCGGTGTCCAGGTGATTACGCCCAACCCCAAGACATCGGGGGGCGCCCGCTGGAATTATCTGG belongs to Castellaniella sp. and includes:
- a CDS encoding methyl-accepting chemotaxis protein, which translates into the protein MRLRSLSIRAKLVLASALTVAIAMVLLATANVLSAQLTVKDLVGQQTSSLIKSNAREIESWARDKKDILSSVAPVAMNEDPVPYLQQAQQSGRFMQTYIGRQATKQMLTNAPLHLPDGYDPTTRPWYIDAVKEGGPILTAPYQDASSGKIILSVATPVASGGKVQAVIAGDITLDDVVASTRALRPTENSFAYLVAGDGSIIAHPDPALTLKPATDVFPRYNLQRLQQLADNPGELGDTIIAGPVYWLTAHPIADTGWMLVVALNQDDVLAGVRQMRWQAVITGIIMILLAATALTLLARTLLRRLGSLKDALQDIASGEGDLTLRLDQTGHDELSQVGASFNQFVGKIAGTLRSIRQTTDSVHVASDEIAAGNADLARRTEGNAASLQETSSSMEELSSTVKQTADAGNAAVVLANSARDAANQGGVLMGQVVETMQGMNDNASKIGDIIGVIDSIAFQTNILALNAAVEAARAGEHGKGFAVVASEVRALAQRSAQSAREIKSLIDTNVAQVAHGGDRVRQAGEAMDKIVSEVQRVTDIINEIKVATNEQSLGISQIEIAVQQLDGATQQNAALVQQSAAAADSLRDQAQALAQAVAGFKLDEHAPQQHAHDQGSGRRPALPAPRK
- a CDS encoding SDR family NAD(P)-dependent oxidoreductase — encoded protein: MSKIALVTGASAGFGAAISQRLVADGYTVIGAARRLDRLQSLKSDLGDAFFPLVMDVTDAASVDQGCAWIEQQFQGLDLLVNNAGLALGVAPAQEASMVDWERMIATNILGLTRLVHVVLPGMVKRNQGHIINIGSTAGDYPYPGGNVYGATKAFVRQLSLNLRADLFGTRVRVTNIEPGLCGGTEFSLVRLGDDQRAAAVYDGADPLTADDVADAVVWAATRPARVNINSIELMPVSQSFAGLKIHREP
- a CDS encoding FAD/NAD(P)-binding oxidoreductase; this translates as MSTSAPTRKHTVVIIGGGTGGAAVAARLRRNQPQLDIAVIEPSSTHDYQPAWTLVGGGAYQAKDTRRALHDCLPTGVRHIAQRVQRLLPDERQVELDDGARIVYDYLVVAAGIQINWNAIDGLADALGKNGVTSNYRYDLAPYTWELVQQFQGGTAIFTQPAGAVKCPGAPQKALYLSADHFRRHGIKSASLQFRSACPTVFGIPFYAQALDKVMDSYAADTHYGNALVQVRGEEKIAVFESTVDGQTVREEVAYDLLHVVPPQSAPDFIRLSPLADANGWLEIDKHTLRHPRYPNIFGLGDCTSTPNSKTAAAIKSQAPVLAGNLLSALRGAGNVESYDGYAACPLTTSRGKVLLAEFTYGGTITPSFPVDPRVPRRFYWWLKRSFLPWFYWNILIKGRGLPVTHKTREFPAGAPSVQP
- a CDS encoding RsiV family protein; amino-acid sequence: MMHPPRFAYSRLYRPLLATTMTLALAACASSPQGDISLVPAQLDQQTSQSGLFSQPIQWSGERPGCKGECPKLVIDSLAFPGNPRLTGLVDHALATMTWLDTSRPAPYDTLQAYQAYYWKTAAPRDEANLIARNRYRNAHLTVIELNVGQYQTGMAHGITGTQFINWDNQSAKALTIDQLLQPGARPGFDAALQAVHDKWVLAHRDAIQDPDSFSRMWPFATSDNVAITDQGVLVKYQSYEIAPYAWGQPELLIPYTQLQGILRPAYLPPNL